The Sebastes umbrosus isolate fSebUmb1 chromosome 19, fSebUmb1.pri, whole genome shotgun sequence genome has a segment encoding these proteins:
- the LOC119478094 gene encoding tripartite motif-containing protein 16-like → MAQRGIQTDQEKLCCSICLDLLKDPVTISCGHNYCMSCIKSHWDEEDQKEIYSCPQCRQTFGPRPALVRSTMLADLVEDLKKTGLQAAPADHCYAGPGDVACDFCTGRKLKAFKSCLQCLVSYCEQHLQPHFEVVPLKKHKLVDPSKKLQENICTRHNEVMKIFCRTDQQCICYLCSMDEHKGHDTVSAAAEMTERQKELGASRQKIQQRIQNREKDVKMLQQEVETINRSADKAVEDSEKIFTDAKQQIRSRQKAEVTHVNELQEKLQKEIAELRRKDTGLEQLSHTEDHTQFLQNYTMLSRLNEATDSPSINIRPLRYNEDVTAAVSEAKDKLQDILSEEWTKISLTETEDLLVPQPEPKTRDELLKYSCQITLALNTAHKHMVNSSRETAKCSYNQLSQYCHPDRFTDWSQVLCRQSLTGRCYWEVEWEGYDLFVAVAYKNISRAGRESAFGNNDKSWALQCFDDGYEFRYNNITTPISGPQSFKVGVYLDHSAGILSFYSVSETMTLLHRVQTTFTQPLCPGFGVPYGGSAEICNTLNTED, encoded by the coding sequence atggcgcagcGAGGAATTCAGACGGATCAGGAAAAACTCTGCTGTTCGATCTGtttggatctactgaaggatccggtgactaTTTCCTGTGGTCACAACTACTGTATGAGCTGTATTAAAAGCCACTGGGATGAAGAGGATCAGAAAGAAATCTACAGCTGTCCTCAGTGCAGACAGACCTTTGGACCGAGGCCTGCTCTGGTGAGAAGCACCATGTTGGCAGATTTAGTGGAGGACCTGAAGAAGAcaggactccaagctgctccagctgatcactgctatgccgGACCTggagatgtggcctgtgatttctgcactgggaggaagcTGAAAGCTTTCAAGTCCTGTCTGCAGTGTCTGGTCTCTTACTGTGAGCAGCACCTCCAGCCTCACTTTGAAGTTGTtccattaaagaaacacaagctggtcgACCCCTCCAAGAAGCTTCAGGAGAACATCTGCACTCGTCACAatgaggtgatgaagattttctgccgtactgatcagcagtgtatctgttatctctgctccatggatgaacataaaggccacgacacagtttcagctgcagcagaaatgaCTGAGAGGCAGAAAGAGCTCGGGGCGAGTCGGCAAAAGATCCAGCAGAGAATccagaacagagagaaagatgtgaagatgCTCCAGCAGGAGGTGGAGACTATCAAccgctctgctgataaagcagtggaggacagcGAGAAGATCTTCACAGATGCGAAGCAGCAGATCAGATCTCGTCAGAAAGCTGAAGTGACTCACGTCAacgagcttcaggagaagctgcagAAGGAGATCGCCGAACTGAGGAGGAAAGACACTGGGCTGGAGCAGCTGTCACATACGGAGGACCACACCCAGTTTCTACAGAACTACACCATGCTGTCACGTCTTAATGAAGCTACAGACTCACCCAGCATCAATATCCGCCCTCTGAGGTACAATGAGGATGTGACTGCAGCTGTGTCAGAGGCCAAAGATAAACTACAGGACATTCTGAGTGAGGAATGGACCAAGATCTCACTGACAGAGACTGAAGATCTTTTAGTgccacaaccagagcccaagaccagagaTGAACTCCTCAAATATTCATGTCAAATCACACTGGCTCTaaacacagcacacaaacaTATGGTGAATTCAAGCCGAGAGACCGCAAAATGCTCTTATAATCAATTATCCCAATATtgtcacccagacagattcactgacTGGTCTCAGGTTTTGTGTAGACaaagtctgactggacgttgttactgggaggtggagtgggAAGGGTACGACCTTTTTGTAGCAGTGGCATACAAGAATATTAgcagagcaggaagagaaagCGCATTTGGAAACAATGACAAGTCTTGGGCATTACAGTGTTTCGACGATGGTTATGAATTCAGATATAACAACATCACAACTCCCATCTCTGGTCCTCAGTCCTTCAAAGTAGGAGTGTATCTGGaccacagtgcaggtattctgtccttctacagcgtctctgaaaccatgactctcctccacagagtccagaccacattcactcaGCCACTCTGTCCTGGATTTGGTGTGCCTTATGGAGGCTCTGCTGAAATCTGTAACACTTTAAACACAGAAGACTGA
- the LOC119478093 gene encoding tripartite motif-containing protein 16-like, with protein MAQRGIQTDQEKLCCSICLDLLKDPVTISCGHNYCMSCITSHWDEEDQKEIYSCPQCGQTFGPRPALVRNTMLTDLVEELKKTGLQAAPADHCYAGPGDVACDFCTGRKRKLKAFKSCLQCLVSYCEQHLQPHYEVVPLKKHMLVDPSKKLQENICTRHNEVMKIFCRTDQQCICILCSMDEHKGHDTVSAAAEMTEKQKELGASRQKIQQRIQNREKDVKVLQQEVETINHSANKAVEDSEKIFTDAKQQIRSRQKAEVTHVNELQEKLQKEIAELRRKDSGLEQLSHTEDHTQFLQNYTMLPRLSEATDSPSIIRPLRYTEDVTAAVSEAKDKLQDILSEEWTTSSLIGTEDVLVPQPEPKTRDEFLKYSCQITLALNTAHQHLVYSSSRETAKYDYNRNNPYCHPDRFTDWSQVLCRQSLTGRCYWEVEWKGRDIFIAVAYKNMSIAGRESAFGNNDKSWALECFDDGYYDFRHNNITTSISGPQSSRVGVYLDHSAGILSFYSVSETMTLLHRVQTTFTQPLYAGFGVPYGGSAEICNTLNTED; from the coding sequence atggcgcagcGAGGAATTCAGACTGACCAGGAAAAACTCTGCTGTTCGATCTGtttggatctactgaaggatccggtgactaTTTCCTGTGGTCACAACTACTGTATGAGCTGTATTACAAGCCACTGGGATGAAGAGGATCAGAAAGAAATCTACAGCTGTCCTCAGTGCGGACAGACATTTGGACCGAGGCCTGCTCTGGTGAGAAACACCATGTTGACAGAtttagtggaggaactgaagaagacaggactccaagctgctccagctgatcactgctatgccgGACCTggagatgtggcctgtgatttCTGCActgggagaaagagaaagctgAAAGCTTTCAAGTCCTGTCTGCAGTGTCTGGTCTCTTACTGTGAGCAGCACCTCCAGCCTCACTATGAAGTTGTTCCATTAAAGAAACACATGCTGGTCGACCCCTCCAAGAAGCTTCAGGAGAACATCTGCACTCGTCACAATGAAGTGATGAAGATtttctgtcgtactgatcagcagtgtatctgtatTCTCTGCTCcatggatgaacataaaggccacgacacagtttcagctgcagcagaaatgaCTGAGAAGCAGAAAGAGCTCGGGGCGAGTCGGCAAAAGATCCAGCAGAGAATccagaacagagagaaagatgtgaaggtgCTCCAGCAGGAGGTGGAGACTATCAATCACTCTGCTaataaagcagtggaggacagcGAGAAGATCTTCACAGATGCGAAGCAGCAGATCAGATCTCGTCAGAAAGCTGAAGTGACTCACGTCAacgagcttcaggagaagctgcagAAGGAGATCGCCGAGCTGAGGAGGAAAGACTCTGGGCTGGagcagctgtcacacacagaggaccacACGCAGTTTCTACAGAACTACACCATGCTGCCACGTCTGAGTGAAGCTACAGACTCACCCAGCATCATCCGCCCTCTGAGGTACACTGAGGATGTGACTGCAGCTGTGTCAGAGGCCAAAGATAAACTACAGGACATTCTGAGTGAGGAATGGACCACAAGCTCACTGATAGGTACTGAAGATGTTTTAGTgccacaaccagagcccaagaccagagaTGAATTCCTCAAATATTCATGTCAAATCACACTGGCTCTAAACACAGCACACCAACATTTGGTGTATTCAAGTAGCCGAGAGACCGCAAAATACGATTATAATCGGAATAACCCTTATtgtcacccagacagattcactgacTGGTCTCAGGTTTTGTGTAGACaaagtctgactggacgttgttactgggaggtggagtggaaGGGGCGCGACATTTTTATAGCAGTCGCATACAAGAATATGAGCATAGCAGGAAGAGAAAGTGCATTTGGAAACAATGACAAGTCTTGGGCATTAGAGTGTTTCGACGATGGTTATTATGATTTCAGACATAACAACATCACAACTTCCATCTCTGGTCCtcagtcctccagagtaggagtgtatcTGGaccacagtgcaggtattctgtccttctacagcgtctctgaaaccatgactctcctccacagagtccagaccacattcactcaGCCACTCTATGCTGGATTTGGTGTGCCTTATGGAGGCTCTGCTGAAATCTGTAACACTTTAAACACAGAAGACTGA